Proteins from a genomic interval of Harpia harpyja isolate bHarHar1 chromosome 9, bHarHar1 primary haplotype, whole genome shotgun sequence:
- the PSMB4 gene encoding proteasome subunit beta type-4, with translation MEVGRAWAPPPFWAGGPAPGQTYVPGGPGPAAGVLPFTRTLSPMVTGTSVLGVKFDGGVIIAADMMGSYGSLARFRSISRLLKVNDTTMLGASGDYADFQYLKQIIDQMVIDEELLGDGHSYSPKAIHSWLTRVMYNRRSKINPLWNTVVIGGYYNGESFLGYVDMLGVAYEAPTLATGYGAYLAQPLMREVLEKKSSLTKEEARDLIERCMKILYYRDARSFNRYEVAIATEKGVEVEGPLTLEANWDIAHLVSGFE, from the exons GGCcgggggcccggccccggggcagaCGTACGTTCCTGGCGGGCCTGGCCCCGCCGCCGGCGTCCTGCCCTTCACCCGGACGCT GAGCCCGATGGTGACGGGCACCTCGGTGCTGGGAGTGAAGTTCGACGGGGGGGTGATCATCGCTGCGGACATGATGGGCTCCTACGGCTCCCTCGCCCGCTTCCGCAGCATCTCCAGGCTCCTGAAGGTGAACGACACCACCATGCTGGGGGCGTCTGGCGACTACGCTGACTTCCAGTACCTCAAGCAGATCATTGACCAGATGGT AATCGACGAGGAGCTGTTGGGAGATGGTCACAGTTACAGCCCGAAAGCCATTCATTCCTGGCTGACAAGAGTCATGTACAACCGGAGGTCCAAGATAAATCCGCTTTGGAACACTGTTGTCATCGGAGGCTACTACAATGGCGAGAG CTTCCTAGGTTACGTGGACATGCTCGGTGTTGCCTATGAAGCCCCTACGCTTGCCACGGGTTACGGAGCGTACCTAGCTCAG ccattAATGAGAGAAGTCTTGGAGAAGAAATCCAGCCTGACGAAGGAAGAGGCCCGTGACTTGATTGAGCGTTGCATGAAAATTTTGTATTACAGAGATGCTCGATCGTTCAACAGG TATGAAGTAGCTATTGCAACGGAGAAAGGCGTGGAGGTGGAGGGACCCCTGACCCTGGAAGCCAACTGGGACATAGCACACCTTGTCAG TGGCTTTGAATGA